A genomic segment from Betaproteobacteria bacterium encodes:
- a CDS encoding cupin, translating into MLDEIFWKDGREPKDERLWVPNGPGRWSRPLCLNVSQGYWVHLVKITQAGVVSRHRHPAPVHGFVLEGRWRYLERDWIATAGSYLFEPPGDVHTLVVDEGDSMITLFHNTGALLYCDEEGRTVGSTDVFDRVAAARKHFESVGLGADYVKRFIR; encoded by the coding sequence ATGCTGGACGAGATTTTCTGGAAGGATGGACGTGAGCCGAAGGACGAGCGGCTGTGGGTGCCAAACGGCCCCGGCCGCTGGTCCAGGCCGCTGTGCCTGAACGTGAGCCAAGGGTATTGGGTGCACCTGGTGAAGATCACACAGGCGGGCGTCGTGTCGCGCCATCGCCATCCTGCGCCCGTCCACGGCTTCGTTCTCGAAGGTCGCTGGCGCTATCTCGAGCGCGATTGGATTGCAACGGCTGGAAGCTATTTGTTCGAACCGCCGGGTGATGTGCACACGCTGGTCGTCGACGAAGGCGACTCGATGATTACCCTTTTCCACAACACCGGTGCGCTGCTGTACTGCGACGAGGAGGGCCGAACCGTCGGCTCAACCGACGTGTTCGACAGGGTCGCCGCAGCGCGCAAGCACTTCGAATCGGTCGGCCTCGGCGCCGACTACGTGAAGCGCTTTATCCGCTAG
- a CDS encoding homospermidine synthase, with protein MIEETKHARLPGKLVFVGFGSVGQGTLPLLLRHLDIRKDGVLIINADERGAAEAAEYGIPYRVEPLTQANWRTVLDRVLEPGDFLLNVSVDVGSVDLIDYSLERGIAYLDTCIEPWLGGYTDQSVPAAWRTNYALREKALALNEKHGKRSTAIVTHGANPGLVSHFVKQALLDLARDRGLDVAVPTSRSQWALFAERIGMKVVHVAERDTQFAIPQKRPDEFVNTWSVDGFVGEGAQPAELGWGSHERHFPQDGSEYDFGRRCAIYLNRPGVSVRVRSWTPLNGPFHGFLITHSESISIADYFTVKDGDRVRFRPTAHYAYHPCDGAVLSIHEFCGRNYQPQSRYRVLMDDIQGGIDELGVLLMGHERGGYWFGSQLSVGEARKLAPYNNATTLQVAAGVLGAIVWACENPNAGVVDPDDIDFERVLEVARPYLGNLVGVYTDWNPLQARGTLFPEELDATDPWQFRNFRVI; from the coding sequence ATGATCGAGGAAACGAAGCATGCCCGGCTTCCGGGGAAATTGGTGTTCGTCGGTTTCGGTTCGGTGGGTCAGGGCACGTTGCCGTTGCTGCTGCGCCACTTGGACATTCGCAAGGACGGTGTCCTCATCATCAACGCCGACGAGCGGGGTGCAGCCGAAGCTGCAGAGTACGGAATTCCGTACCGCGTCGAACCGCTGACCCAGGCGAACTGGCGCACGGTGCTCGATCGTGTCCTCGAGCCTGGAGACTTTCTGCTCAACGTTTCGGTCGACGTAGGCAGCGTGGACCTGATCGATTACAGCCTCGAGCGCGGCATTGCCTATCTCGACACCTGCATCGAGCCCTGGCTGGGCGGCTACACCGATCAGAGCGTACCGGCAGCGTGGCGCACCAACTACGCGCTGCGCGAAAAGGCGCTCGCCTTGAACGAGAAGCACGGCAAGCGCTCGACCGCGATCGTGACACACGGCGCGAATCCCGGGTTGGTGTCGCACTTCGTCAAGCAGGCGCTGCTCGATCTGGCGCGCGACCGTGGGCTGGATGTCGCTGTGCCGACCTCGCGCAGCCAGTGGGCGCTGTTCGCCGAGCGCATCGGCATGAAGGTCGTGCACGTCGCCGAACGCGACACGCAGTTCGCGATCCCACAAAAGCGCCCGGACGAGTTCGTCAACACCTGGTCGGTGGATGGCTTCGTCGGCGAAGGCGCGCAGCCAGCCGAGCTCGGTTGGGGCTCGCACGAGCGCCATTTTCCTCAAGATGGCAGCGAGTACGACTTCGGCCGGCGCTGCGCGATCTATCTGAATCGCCCCGGCGTCTCGGTGCGCGTGCGCAGCTGGACGCCGCTCAACGGCCCCTTCCACGGCTTTCTCATCACGCACAGCGAATCGATCTCGATCGCAGACTACTTCACCGTGAAGGATGGGGATCGGGTGCGCTTCCGTCCCACGGCCCATTACGCCTACCACCCGTGCGATGGCGCGGTGCTTTCGATCCATGAGTTTTGCGGGCGCAACTACCAGCCGCAATCGCGCTATCGCGTGCTCATGGACGACATCCAGGGCGGCATCGACGAGCTCGGCGTCCTGCTGATGGGGCACGAGCGCGGCGGCTACTGGTTCGGCTCGCAATTGAGCGTCGGGGAAGCACGCAAGCTCGCGCCGTACAACAACGCGACCACGCTGCAGGTGGCTGCCGGAGTGCTCGGCGCGATTGTATGGGCGTGCGAGAACCCGAATGCCGGCGTGGTCGATCCGGACGACATCGACTTCGAGCGCGTGCTCGAAGTCGCCCGGCCGTATCTCGGTAACCTGGTCGGTGTGTATACCGACTGGAATCCGCTGCAAGCCCGCGGCACGCTGTTTCCCGAGGAGCTGGATGCCACCGACCCGTGGCAGTTCAGGAATTTTCGGGTGATCTGA
- a CDS encoding alpha/beta fold hydrolase has product MPELRLDDGCLLHYTLDDYTDPWRAPESILLLHGLGESGAVWFGWVPHLARHLRIIRPDMRGFGASTPMPAGFAWSVERLVADFVALTDALGCARVHVVGAKLAGTVARALAARHPERVHTLTVVGSPPPLWPGRAERLPALIAELRWLGVAQWARHSMGSRLGERFPAAGIAWWAELMGRTDLESQIGFMSHIETADIRADLPNIRCPTLVITSEGSGVASVEETRAWQRQIAGSELLVLPGSSYHVAASDSDLCARETLAFIERHAGRPAA; this is encoded by the coding sequence ATGCCCGAACTGCGTCTCGACGACGGCTGCCTGCTGCACTACACGCTCGACGACTACACCGATCCGTGGCGCGCGCCGGAATCGATCCTGCTGCTGCACGGTCTCGGTGAAAGCGGCGCGGTCTGGTTCGGCTGGGTTCCGCACCTTGCACGGCATCTGCGCATCATCAGGCCGGATATGCGCGGCTTCGGCGCGTCGACGCCCATGCCGGCCGGATTCGCGTGGAGCGTCGAGCGCCTGGTCGCCGACTTCGTCGCCCTCACGGATGCCCTCGGTTGCGCGCGCGTGCACGTGGTCGGCGCAAAGCTGGCGGGCACCGTAGCGCGGGCGCTGGCCGCCCGCCATCCCGAGCGGGTCCACACGCTCACGGTGGTCGGCTCCCCCCCGCCGTTGTGGCCCGGGCGAGCCGAACGGTTGCCTGCGCTGATCGCCGAGCTACGCTGGCTCGGCGTGGCGCAGTGGGCGCGTCACAGCATGGGCAGCCGGCTGGGCGAACGCTTTCCCGCCGCGGGCATCGCCTGGTGGGCCGAGCTCATGGGCCGCACAGACCTGGAAAGCCAGATCGGCTTCATGTCGCATATCGAGACGGCCGACATCCGCGCCGATCTGCCGAATATCCGCTGCCCGACCCTGGTGATCACCTCCGAGGGCAGCGGCGTCGCGTCGGTGGAGGAGACCCGCGCCTGGCAGCGGCAGATCGCCGGCTCGGAGCTTCTCGTTCTCCCAGGCAGCTCGTATCACGTCGCGGCGAGCGATTCCGACCTGTGCGCCCGCGAGACGCTGGCCTTCATCGAGCGCCATGCCGGCAGACCGGCAGCATGA
- a CDS encoding CocE/NonD family hydrolase: protein MKTLTRFPHKYTETEDCWIPMPDGVRLAAKLWLPDIVSTQRVPTIIEVIPYRKRDIYAPRDAMHHRYFAGHGYATMRVDIRGSGDSDGIQGVFATSDESEDTVQVLAWIAQQPWSDGQVGMFGISWGGFQGIQTAFRAPPQLKAVIAQSYAPDRFRYSQVYRGGCFLLRAIRWSSQVFGYKSRPPDPALVGSRWREMWMARVENNTPQIISALKHQRFDKYWRSRAIDHARIKVPFFAVSGWADGAYVGAVSESLSKLEAPCKGLIGPWGHRYGHLGMPGPAIGFLQEALRWYDHWMRGRDTGVTRDPKLIAWMPRSVPAKSFYAESPGRWVSEAQWPSPRIRPQRFFMNAGGTLDARAGRSAKLAWKSPQTLGLGAGELMPWFQHGPSPELPGDQRADDGQSICFDSARLRKNLEILGTPAVTLTFSVDRPVAFVCVRVCDVAPDGASTRVTYQTFNLTHREGADKVARLTPGKQYTVRFDLIDCAYSFAKGHRIRVALSTTYWPLVWPSPEPVTLTLVTGKSALELPIRPASRADGKLSRFKAPESAAPVARTALTPGSRNRVITTDLGKGLTVVEVHDTSGRNRYDEIDLIAEARSTERYCVVEDDPLSATARVDWTWEFERGDWRIRTQSRTQVSCTKREFVIRGKLAAYEGDANVFEREFEERVPRTGN from the coding sequence TTGAAAACCCTCACCCGCTTCCCCCACAAGTACACCGAAACCGAAGATTGCTGGATTCCAATGCCCGACGGGGTGCGGCTGGCCGCCAAGCTGTGGCTGCCCGATATCGTATCGACGCAGCGCGTGCCGACCATCATCGAGGTCATTCCGTATCGCAAGCGTGACATCTACGCGCCGCGCGATGCCATGCATCACCGCTACTTCGCCGGCCACGGCTATGCCACGATGCGCGTGGACATTCGCGGCTCGGGTGATTCCGACGGCATCCAGGGCGTGTTCGCCACGAGCGACGAATCCGAAGACACCGTGCAGGTGCTCGCTTGGATCGCGCAACAGCCATGGAGCGATGGCCAGGTCGGCATGTTCGGGATATCGTGGGGCGGCTTTCAGGGCATACAGACGGCGTTTCGCGCGCCGCCGCAGCTCAAGGCCGTGATCGCGCAGTCGTATGCACCCGACCGTTTTCGCTACAGTCAGGTCTATCGCGGCGGATGTTTTCTCCTGCGAGCGATCCGCTGGTCCAGCCAGGTGTTCGGCTACAAGTCGCGGCCACCCGATCCGGCGCTGGTCGGCAGCCGCTGGCGCGAAATGTGGATGGCGCGCGTGGAGAACAACACGCCGCAGATCATCTCGGCGCTGAAGCACCAGAGGTTCGACAAGTACTGGCGCAGCCGCGCGATCGACCACGCACGCATCAAGGTGCCGTTCTTCGCCGTGAGCGGCTGGGCCGACGGGGCCTACGTCGGGGCGGTGAGCGAATCGCTGAGCAAGCTCGAGGCGCCGTGCAAAGGCCTCATCGGGCCATGGGGCCATCGTTACGGGCACCTCGGCATGCCCGGGCCCGCGATCGGTTTCCTGCAGGAAGCGCTGCGCTGGTACGACCACTGGATGCGCGGCCGGGACACGGGCGTCACGCGCGATCCCAAACTCATCGCCTGGATGCCGCGCTCGGTGCCCGCCAAGAGCTTCTATGCCGAATCGCCCGGGCGCTGGGTGAGCGAAGCGCAATGGCCGAGCCCGCGCATCAGGCCACAGCGTTTTTTCATGAATGCCGGCGGCACGCTCGACGCACGCGCCGGGCGCTCGGCCAAGCTTGCGTGGAAATCGCCGCAGACGCTCGGCCTTGGCGCCGGCGAGCTCATGCCCTGGTTCCAGCACGGGCCCAGTCCGGAGCTTCCCGGCGATCAGCGCGCCGACGACGGCCAGTCGATCTGCTTCGACAGCGCGCGGCTGCGCAAGAATCTCGAGATCCTCGGCACCCCCGCAGTCACGCTCACGTTCTCGGTCGATCGGCCGGTCGCGTTCGTGTGCGTGCGCGTGTGCGATGTCGCGCCCGACGGCGCATCCACTCGCGTCACGTACCAGACCTTCAACCTCACGCATCGTGAAGGCGCCGACAAGGTGGCCCGGCTCACGCCGGGCAAGCAGTACACGGTGCGCTTCGATCTGATCGACTGCGCCTACTCGTTCGCCAAGGGCCACCGCATCCGGGTCGCGCTCTCGACCACGTATTGGCCACTCGTGTGGCCTTCGCCCGAGCCGGTAACGCTCACGCTCGTCACCGGAAAGAGCGCGCTCGAGCTGCCGATTCGGCCAGCCTCGCGCGCCGACGGCAAACTGTCGCGCTTCAAGGCGCCGGAATCCGCTGCCCCGGTCGCGCGCACGGCGCTCACGCCCGGCAGCCGCAATCGCGTCATCACGACCGATCTAGGCAAGGGTTTGACCGTGGTCGAGGTGCACGATACGAGCGGGCGCAACCGTTACGACGAGATCGATCTGATCGCGGAAGCGCGCTCGACCGAGCGTTATTGCGTGGTCGAGGACGATCCGCTGTCCGCGACCGCTAGAGTGGACTGGACGTGGGAGTTCGAGCGCGGGGACTGGCGCATCCGCACGCAGAGTCGGACGCAGGTCTCGTGCACCAAGCGGGAGTTCGTCATCCGCGGGAAGCTCGCAGCCTACGAAGGCGATGCGAACGTGTTCGAACGCGAGTTCGAGGAGCGCGTCCCGCGAACCGGCAACTGA
- a CDS encoding AMP-binding protein, with translation MSAVRTIRHYVDWRAEIQGDRPYLLAPETGLALTYAGLQRKSRSLTHHLLGLGLSKGDKVSFMLHNGYQAARLLIGAMYGGFVVQPINLLSQRSQLEYVLAHADTCAVFVADEYRSRLDEALAAIDRPIHVVPTDVDAEQLFDAALPAESALPDIDEDDAALLMYTSGTTGMPKGCLLSQRNCVAGGEFTSSAHRLTESDRVLCALPLYHINGQIVTAVAPLVHGGSIVMPHRFSASSYWRLVSDYRCSWINVVPTIIAYLLNGADPRARGLSIDQVRFCRSASAPLPPEQHRAFERRFGIGIIETFGMTETAAPCFTNPYQPEQRKIGSPGRAFGNEAKIVDPASGGPLPPGQAGEIMVRGDNVMKGYYKDPENTARTLHADGWMHSGDLAFMDADGFVFVTGRIKELIIKGGENIAPREIDEVLLAHPAVLEAAAVGIPDAQYGQEIAAAVVLKSGLACDATELKAFCERELGRYKTPKTILLLQELPKGPSGKVQRLKLLEFLLDS, from the coding sequence ATGAGCGCCGTACGAACGATCCGCCACTACGTCGACTGGCGCGCCGAGATCCAAGGCGATCGACCCTATCTGCTTGCGCCCGAGACCGGGCTTGCGTTGACGTATGCCGGACTGCAGCGCAAGTCGCGCTCGCTCACGCACCATCTCCTCGGCCTGGGCTTGAGCAAGGGCGACAAAGTGTCGTTCATGCTGCACAACGGCTACCAGGCGGCGCGACTGCTGATCGGGGCCATGTACGGCGGATTCGTCGTACAGCCGATCAACCTGCTGTCGCAACGCTCGCAGCTCGAATACGTGTTGGCCCATGCGGACACATGCGCGGTGTTCGTGGCCGACGAGTACCGTAGCCGCCTGGACGAGGCCTTGGCCGCGATCGATCGGCCGATTCATGTCGTGCCCACCGACGTCGATGCCGAGCAGTTGTTCGACGCGGCACTTCCAGCCGAGAGCGCGCTGCCCGACATCGACGAGGACGATGCTGCGCTGCTGATGTACACCTCGGGCACGACCGGAATGCCCAAAGGTTGCCTGCTGAGCCAGCGGAACTGCGTCGCGGGCGGCGAGTTCACTTCCAGCGCGCACCGCCTGACCGAGTCCGATCGCGTGCTGTGCGCGCTCCCGCTCTACCACATCAACGGCCAGATCGTGACCGCGGTAGCACCCCTCGTGCACGGCGGTTCGATCGTCATGCCGCACCGCTTCAGCGCTTCGAGCTACTGGCGACTGGTCTCCGACTACCGCTGCAGCTGGATCAACGTCGTCCCGACCATCATCGCCTACCTGTTGAACGGCGCCGACCCGCGCGCGCGCGGACTGTCGATCGACCAGGTGCGATTCTGCCGCTCGGCCTCGGCGCCGCTGCCCCCGGAGCAGCATCGCGCGTTCGAGCGCCGCTTCGGCATCGGCATTATCGAGACCTTCGGCATGACCGAGACCGCGGCGCCGTGTTTCACCAATCCGTACCAGCCAGAGCAACGCAAGATCGGAAGCCCGGGGCGCGCCTTCGGCAACGAGGCGAAGATCGTCGATCCGGCCAGCGGCGGTCCGCTGCCACCCGGACAGGCGGGCGAAATCATGGTGCGCGGCGACAATGTCATGAAGGGTTATTACAAGGACCCGGAGAACACCGCGCGCACCTTGCACGCGGATGGCTGGATGCACAGCGGCGACCTGGCTTTCATGGACGCCGACGGCTTCGTGTTCGTCACCGGCCGCATCAAGGAGCTCATCATCAAGGGCGGCGAGAACATCGCGCCGCGCGAGATCGACGAGGTGCTGCTCGCGCACCCCGCCGTGCTCGAAGCCGCCGCGGTCGGCATTCCCGACGCGCAGTACGGTCAGGAGATCGCCGCGGCCGTGGTGTTGAAATCCGGGCTAGCGTGCGACGCAACGGAACTGAAAGCGTTCTGCGAGCGCGAGCTCGGCCGCTACAAGACGCCGAAGACGATACTCCTGCTGCAGGAATTGCCCAAGGGTCCGTCGGGCAAGGTGCAGCGGCTCAAGCTGCTGGAGTTTCTGCTCGATTCCTGA
- a CDS encoding aldehyde dehydrogenase family protein: MNTAVPEIPAKDIVARLVARARAAQRIAASYDQSRIDELVLAAGWAIMAPERNRILAELAVRDTGLGRVQDKLDKNHRKTLGLLRDLRGAKSVGVVAIYPEKGIVEIARPVGVVAAVVPSTNPGATPANNIINALKGANAVILAPSPKGHSTSAKLLEFVHAELGRTGAPQDLVQMLPQPVSKAMSEELMKQADLVVVTGSQANVRAAYSSGTPALGVGAGNVVVIVDESADLAAAAAKIARSKVFDHATSCSSENSAVLLAPIYAVMLNEFERQGGALLNAEEKARLQAVMFPHGKLGSATTAQSVARICELAGLTRSELTRASFLMVEESGTGREHPFSGEKLCPVLTVYRARDFEHAFALAQSIYDYQGNGHSVGIHTSDDAHVMKLGLEMTVCRVIVNQAHAIANGGSFDNGLPFSLSMGCGTWGGNGFSENLNYRHFLNTTRIVRPIAPNEPSAEDVFAGYRAKYGL; encoded by the coding sequence ATGAATACCGCAGTGCCCGAGATCCCGGCGAAGGACATCGTTGCCCGCCTGGTGGCGCGCGCACGCGCGGCGCAGCGCATCGCGGCAAGCTACGATCAGTCCCGGATCGACGAGCTGGTGCTCGCCGCCGGCTGGGCGATCATGGCACCGGAGCGCAATCGCATACTGGCCGAGCTCGCCGTACGCGACACTGGGCTGGGGCGCGTCCAGGACAAGCTCGACAAGAATCATCGCAAGACCCTCGGCTTGCTGCGCGATCTGCGCGGTGCAAAATCGGTCGGCGTGGTGGCCATATATCCCGAGAAGGGCATCGTCGAGATCGCACGCCCGGTCGGCGTCGTCGCCGCGGTCGTGCCTTCGACCAATCCGGGTGCCACCCCGGCCAACAACATCATCAACGCATTGAAAGGCGCCAACGCGGTCATCCTGGCGCCGTCACCCAAGGGCCATTCCACCAGTGCCAAGCTGCTCGAATTCGTTCATGCCGAGCTCGGCCGTACGGGTGCGCCGCAGGATCTGGTGCAGATGCTGCCGCAGCCGGTTTCGAAGGCGATGAGCGAAGAACTGATGAAGCAGGCCGACCTGGTCGTGGTCACCGGCTCACAGGCCAACGTGCGCGCAGCCTATTCGAGCGGGACGCCGGCGCTCGGCGTGGGCGCGGGCAACGTGGTGGTGATCGTGGACGAGAGCGCCGATCTCGCGGCGGCCGCGGCCAAGATCGCGCGTTCGAAGGTCTTCGATCACGCAACCAGTTGCTCGTCGGAGAATTCCGCCGTGCTGCTCGCACCGATTTATGCTGTGATGCTGAATGAATTCGAACGCCAGGGCGGCGCGCTTCTGAATGCCGAGGAAAAGGCAAGACTGCAGGCGGTGATGTTCCCGCATGGAAAGCTCGGCTCGGCAACGACGGCGCAATCGGTAGCGAGGATTTGCGAGCTTGCCGGGCTCACGCGGTCCGAGCTGACGCGCGCGAGCTTCCTCATGGTCGAGGAGAGCGGCACCGGACGCGAGCACCCGTTCTCGGGCGAAAAACTTTGCCCCGTTCTCACCGTGTATCGGGCGCGCGACTTCGAGCATGCGTTCGCGCTCGCGCAGTCGATCTACGACTACCAGGGCAACGGCCACTCGGTGGGCATCCACACCAGCGACGATGCGCACGTCATGAAGCTCGGCCTGGAGATGACCGTGTGCCGCGTCATCGTCAATCAGGCGCATGCGATCGCCAACGGCGGCAGCTTCGACAACGGGCTGCCGTTCTCGCTCTCGATGGGTTGCGGCACCTGGGGCGGCAACGGCTTCTCCGAGAATCTCAACTACCGGCATTTCCTGAATACGACGCGCATCGTGCGTCCGATCGCGCCGAACGAGCCGAGCGCGGAGGACGTGTTCGCCGGCTACCGCGCCAAGTACGGCCTCTGA
- the cobA gene encoding uroporphyrinogen-III C-methyltransferase, which produces MREAISSQGKVYLIGAGPGAADLLTLRAARVLATAEVVLVDALVDRSVLDHCAAQARIVHVGKRGGCRSTPQAFIQRLMVRYARQGRIVARLKGGDAFVFGRGGEEAAFLRRHGIAVEIVPGLTAGIAVPAALGIPVTQRGIAHGVTFVTGHASGIAEPDWRALAQSRTTLVIYMGLQRLADIARALMAGGLSGATPAAAIAQGTLPGERHVIAPLSDIARAVAQAALAAPVVIVVGEVVSLADARMDAPATFARRSGTQAREATQA; this is translated from the coding sequence ATGCGCGAAGCGATATCCAGCCAAGGCAAGGTGTACCTGATCGGAGCGGGGCCGGGCGCGGCCGACCTGCTCACGTTGCGCGCGGCCCGTGTGCTCGCGACGGCGGAAGTCGTGCTGGTCGACGCGCTGGTCGATCGCAGCGTGCTCGATCACTGCGCCGCGCAGGCACGCATCGTCCATGTTGGCAAGCGCGGCGGCTGCCGCAGCACCCCGCAGGCTTTCATCCAGCGGCTCATGGTGCGCTATGCCCGGCAGGGACGGATAGTGGCGCGTCTCAAGGGCGGCGATGCCTTCGTGTTCGGCCGCGGCGGCGAGGAAGCCGCCTTCCTGCGCCGCCATGGCATCGCAGTCGAGATCGTCCCGGGCCTGACCGCCGGCATCGCCGTGCCGGCCGCGCTCGGCATCCCGGTCACCCAGCGCGGAATCGCACACGGCGTCACCTTCGTCACCGGTCATGCCAGCGGCATTGCGGAGCCCGACTGGCGCGCACTGGCGCAAAGCCGCACCACACTCGTCATCTATATGGGCCTGCAGCGGCTGGCGGACATTGCGCGTGCCCTCATGGCAGGCGGTTTGAGCGGGGCAACGCCGGCTGCCGCGATTGCGCAGGGCACGCTGCCGGGCGAGCGCCACGTCATCGCGCCGCTGTCCGATATCGCGCGCGCGGTCGCGCAAGCAGCGCTCGCCGCGCCGGTCGTAATCGTCGTCGGCGAAGTCGTGTCACTCGCCGACGCGCGCATGGACGCTCCAGCGACGTTCGCGCGCCGCAGTGGAACACAGGCAAGGGAGGCAACGCAGGCATGA
- a CDS encoding GFA family protein, with translation MERYEGGCHCGAVRYAIESELKTATECNCSICTKKGVINHRVAPERLSIVRGDDTLGLYQFGTHTAKHWYCKQCGMHVFSNPRRAPDQYAVNLRTLDDFHRLLPGIEIRHFDGQHWEEAALRG, from the coding sequence ATGGAACGCTACGAAGGCGGCTGTCATTGCGGGGCCGTGCGCTACGCGATCGAATCGGAACTGAAGACCGCGACCGAGTGCAACTGCTCGATCTGCACCAAAAAGGGCGTGATCAACCATCGCGTCGCGCCCGAACGCCTGAGCATCGTGCGGGGCGATGACACGCTCGGGCTCTATCAGTTCGGCACGCATACCGCCAAGCATTGGTACTGCAAGCAGTGCGGCATGCACGTCTTCAGCAATCCGCGCCGTGCGCCGGATCAATATGCGGTCAACCTCCGCACGCTGGACGACTTCCATCGCCTGCTGCCCGGCATCGAGATCCGGCACTTCGACGGACAGCACTGGGAAGAGGCGGCGCTGCGCGGTTGA